DNA from Actinoplanes sp. SE50/110:
GAACGCGGTCACCAAGCTCGGTGCGCTCAACGCGGCCCGGATCCTCGACCTCGCCGAGTCCCTCGCGATCAAGCTGACGCTGAGCCCGGAGGAGATCGCCGCGATGGCCCGGTCCATCGTGGTCAAGGGGATCGACGCCGTCGAGCAGGCCTTCCGGAACCTGCGCGACATCCCGGTCGTCAAGGGTCTCGAGGATCTGATCAAGTCCTGCCTGTCCCGCAACAGCTTCACCGCCGACACCCGCGTGCTGCTGGCCGGTGGCGGCACCAAGCCGATCGCCGAGATCACCATCGGCGACCGGGTGCTGGCCACCGACCCGGCGCAGGGGGTGACGAAGGGCGAGCCGGTCACCCGGTTGTTCCGCAACCGGGACACCGCGCTGGCTGACGTCACGATCGGCTCCGGTGCGGTGCTGCGGACCACTCAGGAACACCCGTTCTGGGACGCGACCACGCGGTCCTGGACCGCCGCGGCGGACCTGCGGCCCGGTGACCGGCTGCGCAGCACGGTGACGGCGCCGCGGGTCGCGGCGGTTCGCGCCTACTCCGGCGACCGGGTGATGTTCAACCTGACCGTCGACGAGCTGCACACCTACTACGTGCTGGCCGGCAGGACGCCGGTCCTGGTGCACAACTGCGACAAAAACGTCGTGCTGGGCATCAACCGGCACTCCGAGGGCCTGGCGGCGGAGCTCCGCAAGCTCGAAGAGACCGCGGATGCCGTCACCTACAACGGCGACAACCTGAAGGGGATCAACCCGGAGAGCGGTCTGGCGGGCTGGCAGGAGAAGGTCAACGACGCGCTGAAGAACCCGGGCTCCGTGATCCACGTCGCGCTCGACGACATGGAGGGTGCGACGCCGCTGGAGGCGTTCATCAACGCCTACAAGAAGGCGAAGAGCGGCGACTACGGCGCGACGGACTGGGAGATGGGGCAGATCGGCTTCTACATTCGCATGGGGTATCGGGAATGGGGCAGCATCAAGTGGTACCTCAACGGCCGGGCCCTGACCCCCGCCGAGATGCCGGAGCCGAACTGGCTGGAGCTGATGAAGTCGTGATCTTCCAATCCGAGCGCACCTTCCAGGTCTGGCGATACTCGGTGAGCCACGCGACCCTGCTGCTGCGCAGCACCAGGACCGCCGCCCAGCCGACCCGGATCGACCTGATCTTCAGCGGGGTGCGCCGGATGCTCCTGCAGCCGACTTTCGACGGGATCACCGTCGCGCTGGCCTCCGCCGAGGAACGCGACGCCGCCGTGCGCCGGGTCGGCGGCGACTGGGGCGACCGCGAGCTCTATCTCCTGGATCCGGCGGCGGCCAACTTCGTCGCCTCCGCACCGCCGGCATGGCACGAGGACGAGGGGTCGTACAGCGACCCCTCGTACTTCCAGTCGATGCTTTTCCTGTAGGACCGCCGGACCGGTGAGTTCCCGGGCGGGGTGGCGCTCTTCTCGCTGAGCGTCGCCCGGACGCCGATGGGCGCCCGGGCGACGATCCGGTCAGGCCGGTGCGAAACCGGTCAGGTGCAGCGAGAAGGCCCGCACCGACCCGGTGTCCGAGCCGGCCCGGTCGGCCACGTGGAAGCTCCAGGTGCCGTCGACCGGCGACAACCGCAGGGACGACAGCGACCCGTCCGGCCGCCACGTCCCGGTGAACGGGGCGTTCGCCGACTCGGCGTCGGTGAACGCCACCGTCGCGCTGTCGTCGAAGACGACCTGGCACAGGTTGTTGCCGCCCGCGCCGCTGCGGGAGAACAGGGTCGCGGCCCGCCCGTCCGGTGCGGTCAGCGTCCCGATCAGGTCACCCACGAAGGTGTGGTCGAGGCCGACGGTGGGCGATCCGGCGTCGGTGCTGCACGCCGTACCGTCGATCGAGAAGGTCAGCGCGGAGGCGTAGCCGACGCCGCTGACGTCGACGGTGGCCGTGACCCCGGTCGGATCGTTGTCCGGGATCGGCACCGGCGCGCCGGTGTAGGCGAAGTCCCGCACGCTCGTCCCCGGCTGCCCGGTCGGCACGACGAGTCTCCCGGTGGTCGGCGACAGCGTTCCGGCGAAGGTGACCTTCGTGGTCAGGGTCACCGGCCGCCCCAGCGGATAGTCCGCCGCGAGCGTCAGTTTGTAGTTCTTCGCCTTCGTCGCGCCCGCCGCGATCGTTCCGTAGGACGCGGCGTGCGGGGTCACCGTCGCCCGCGGGTCGTCGGCGCCGACGACCACGCTGACCCCGGTCGCCGTCCCGTCGCCCACGTTCACCGCCGGCACCGCGACGGTCGCCTGTTCCCCGGGTTCCAGGTAGGCGTCGCCGTCCCCGGTGATCGGCGTGACCGTCGGCGTCCCGGTCTTGACCAGCGGTTGCGGTGTCGCTCCGGTGTCGCGCAGCAGCAGGTCGGCCCGCAGCACCCCGAAGCCGGTGCGGTTGTCCACCCCGGCCGGCGCCAGGTCGAGGGCGGTCCCGGTGAGCGCCGCCCGGATCTCCGCGTTGCTCAGCCCCGGGTTGCCAGACAGCGCCAGGGCCGCGATCGCCGCCGCGTGCGGTGCCGCCGCCGAGGTGCCGTAGAACGGCGCGAAGCCGGACATCGAGGTCAGCACCCCGTCCGCCGCGGTGATCTCCGGCTTGGTCCGGACCAGCCCGCCGGTGGAGCTGAAGTCGCCCGGGGTGATCGCCGTGCCGTCCGGGTTGTAGAAGATCCGCCGCGGCCCGTCGGAGGTGAACCGCTCCGGTTCGGTCTGCCTGGTGAACACGTTCGGGTACGGTCCGGCCGGGTTCGGCGGGTCGCCGTCCTCCAGGTCGAACGGCAGCGCGTCGTGGGCCGGCGCGGCCGCCACCGCGAAGGCGCCGGCGGAGGCGGCGTGTCCGCGCAGCGCGCCCGGCGTCGAGAAGCCCTTGAGGGTGCCGTACGGCGTGTCGGCGAACCGGCCGCGGAACACGCTGAGCTGCAGATACCGGTCGGCGCCGGAGAATTTGACGACGGCGAGCCGCTGGTTGGTCCCGGTGCCGGTGGCCAGCGCCTCGAACGGGTCGTCGTTGCCGTCCTGGACGTCCTGGGAGAAGTCGGTGACGTTGCCGGCCGCGTCGAGCAGGTACAGGTCGTAGTCGTTGGCCGAGCCGCCGAGCGGGTCCGCCCACCACAGCGTCGTCACGCATCGGGTGCTGTTCGGCGAGAGCGGGTTGAACACCTGCACGCCCGGACCCGGGTCGAAGTCGTGGGCCCGGCCGGCGAATTTCCCGATCCCGCGCCCGGAGTCGGCGAAGTCGCCCTCCCAGTTTCCGGCGGTGCCGTCGAGCTTGTTGCCCTCGTTGCCGGCCGAGCTGAAGTAGAACGCCCCGTCAGCGATCACGTCGTTGACCGCCCGGGCCGGCGCGCCGTCCTGGAACGGGCTCTCGTGGTAGTAGACGACGTCGTCCACGATGATGTCGCAGCCGGCGGTGAACCGCAGCGCCCGGATGTTGTCGGCGAAGCTGACCTCGCTGGTGAACGCGGTCGCGAAGCCGAGCCGCGCGTTCGGCACCAGATCGTGGATGATCTCCAGCATCGCGGTGCCCTCATCGCCCGAACCGTCCTGGCCGGTCAGCACGTCCACGTCGGCGGGCAGGTCGCCGGTCGCCTGGGAGGCCGCGAGCGAGTCCACGCCGTCGGAGAGCGCGCACACCTTCACCCCGACCCCACTGATCTTGAAGCGGGTCCGCGCAGTGTCCGCGGCATGCGTGCGATCCCCTTCGGACACCACCGAACCACGAGGATCGACGGCCAGCGGGCGTACGCTTTCCGCAGCCTTGACAGCCGCCTCCACGCCGGCTGCACGAGCCTCTTTGGAGGGTTCCGGCGCGGTTCGGCGCGGGTCGGTCTCGTGCCCGGTGGTCAGTCCGCGCGCGGCGGTCACCGCGGTCACGTCGGACCACCCGGCGATCGTCGTCACCACCCCGAGCGGCGCCTCGACCAGCACCGACCGATCCTTGGCGCTGGGATACCGGATCCCGGCCCCGGCCGCGCGGAGCCGGCCGAGCAGTGCGGCGTCCACCCGGTCGGCGTGCACCTCGACCTCGGTGGTGCCGCCCTTGGTGACGGCGATCCGGGTGTCCACTCTGGGCAGCTCGCTCGTCGCGACCCGCCCGGACCGCTGGCGCAGTTCCACGGCGAGCCGGCTGTCGAGCTTCCGCTCGGCCGCCGTCATCGACTTCTTGAGCTGCTGCAACGCCGATATCTGAGCGAACGCCCGGCTGGTCACGTCATCCGGGCCCTGGGCGTTCGCCCCGGGCGCCGCGATCCCCACCACCACGGCCGCGACCGCGCCCACGGTCATCCAGCGTCGTAGTCCACGTACCCGATCTGGGCTCAATGCGACCCCCCACTGATGCACATCGATTCGATGTTCGTGGATGTTAGTCACAACTGAAGATCAACAGAACGTATTCGGGCAATCACTCTTCGTCAGGGCGGGTGGGCACGATGACGTACCGTCGTCATCGCGTCCGGAGGGGCCGCGGTCCGTGAGGGGCCCGCGGCCCCGCCCGGTCACTGGTAGTAGCAGACGGAGAGCTTGTCGCCGGCCGGGCGCGGAATGGCGATCGCACCGCAGTCGATCGAGCTGCCGGCGGTCAGGAACCGCCAGGCCTTCGCCTTGGCGTCATAGCGGTAGACGAAAACGCCGTCACTGCCCTCGACGCCCGGATCGGCCTGCGCGTAACCGTCGGCACACTTGATGCTCTTCGACACCACCTTGACCTTGACGTCGCCGGCGTCCGGGACGTGGACGGCGTTCAGCGTGGCGGCGGTGACCGGACACCCGTTCCCCCGCGCCGCGGCCGCCGTCTTGGTCGGGGCACTCCGGACCGGAGCGCTCTTGACCGGGGCGCTCGACACCGGGGCGCTCGACACCGGGGCGCTCGACACCGGGGCGGTGGCCGGATCCGGCTCGTTCGAGGAGGAGCAGCCGGCCAGCGCCAGGGCGGCGGCGATCGGGATCAGAACGGAGGGTCGCATGTTCACCCGGCGATCATGCTCGACGGACGCAATCCTCGCAGTGACACATGCGTCAATTCGCCCGCCCGCCGGCGATCCGTTCGGCCCGGCTTCCTCCAGCGCCGGAGATCAACGGGGTTCAGCTGTTCACGGCGCCGGCGATCGACGGGGGTTCGACTCCCCCAGCGC
Protein-coding regions in this window:
- a CDS encoding S8 family serine peptidase; amino-acid sequence: MTVGAVAAVVVGIAAPGANAQGPDDVTSRAFAQISALQQLKKSMTAAERKLDSRLAVELRQRSGRVATSELPRVDTRIAVTKGGTTEVEVHADRVDAALLGRLRAAGAGIRYPSAKDRSVLVEAPLGVVTTIAGWSDVTAVTAARGLTTGHETDPRRTAPEPSKEARAAGVEAAVKAAESVRPLAVDPRGSVVSEGDRTHAADTARTRFKISGVGVKVCALSDGVDSLAASQATGDLPADVDVLTGQDGSGDEGTAMLEIIHDLVPNARLGFATAFTSEVSFADNIRALRFTAGCDIIVDDVVYYHESPFQDGAPARAVNDVIADGAFYFSSAGNEGNKLDGTAGNWEGDFADSGRGIGKFAGRAHDFDPGPGVQVFNPLSPNSTRCVTTLWWADPLGGSANDYDLYLLDAAGNVTDFSQDVQDGNDDPFEALATGTGTNQRLAVVKFSGADRYLQLSVFRGRFADTPYGTLKGFSTPGALRGHAASAGAFAVAAAPAHDALPFDLEDGDPPNPAGPYPNVFTRQTEPERFTSDGPRRIFYNPDGTAITPGDFSSTGGLVRTKPEITAADGVLTSMSGFAPFYGTSAAAPHAAAIAALALSGNPGLSNAEIRAALTGTALDLAPAGVDNRTGFGVLRADLLLRDTGATPQPLVKTGTPTVTPITGDGDAYLEPGEQATVAVPAVNVGDGTATGVSVVVGADDPRATVTPHAASYGTIAAGATKAKNYKLTLAADYPLGRPVTLTTKVTFAGTLSPTTGRLVVPTGQPGTSVRDFAYTGAPVPIPDNDPTGVTATVDVSGVGYASALTFSIDGTACSTDAGSPTVGLDHTFVGDLIGTLTAPDGRAATLFSRSGAGGNNLCQVVFDDSATVAFTDAESANAPFTGTWRPDGSLSSLRLSPVDGTWSFHVADRAGSDTGSVRAFSLHLTGFAPA